GCCACGCCGAGTCCGACGCGAACACCTTGGAGATGGCCGCCTCCAGGTGGTAGTCCTGGCAGCCCGCGTCCATGTTGCCGCTCACCATGTAGGCCAGCGACTCGGTCACGTACTGCAGCATCGCCATGCGCGCCAGCTTCTCCTGCAACAGGCGGGCGGTGAGCGGGCGCGGCACGCACGTGCGCGGGCGGTGAGCGGGCGCGGCACGCACGTGCGCGGGCGGTGAGCGGGCGCGGCACGCACGTGCGCCGGCGGCGCGCGGCACTCACCTGCACGGAGCCGAACTCGGAGAGACGCTTGCCGAACTGCACGCGCGTGGCGGCGTGCTCGGCGGCCTGGCGCAGCGCCGCGCGCTGCGTGCCGGCCAGCGCCGCCGCCATGCCGAAGCGCCCGTTGTTGAGGATGTTCATCGCCACCTGCACAGCAAGGAGCCGCGTGAGTGGCGGGCGACACGACAGTGGGGGGCCCGGGGCGCGGCGCGGGGGCGAGCGTCACCTTGAAGCCGTTGCCGACGCCGCCCAGCACGTTCTCGACGGGCACCTTGACGTCCTCGTAGTACACCTCGGTGGTGTTGGAGCAGCGGATGCCCATCTTGTTCTCGGGCGGGCCGGAGGACACGCCGCCGAAGCCGCGCTCCACGATGAAGGCCGTCACCTTGTCCGTCGTCTTGCCGTCGCGCGTCACCGGCGTCTGCGCGAACACCGTCATGATCTCGGCGATGCCGCCGTTGCTGATCCAGATCTTGGAGCCGTTGAGCACCCAGTGCTTGCCGTCCGGCGCCAGCACGGCGCGCGACCTGCGGCAGAGAGCGGCGGGTgagcgggtgagcggggcgcgGGACGCTCGCCGCGCGGGGACACTCACTTGATGGAGCCGGCGTCGGAGCCCGAGGCGGGCTCGGTGAGGCAGAAGGCCGCGTACTCGCCGCCGGTGACGCGCGGCAGGTAGTGCGCGCGCTGGCGCTCGTCGCCGAACAGCAGCACGCCCTTGAAGCCGATGGACTGGTGCGCGCCCAGCGTGATGCCCACGCCCAGGTCGTGCGCGCCCACCACCTCCACGAGGCGCGCGTACTGCGTGTTGCTCAGCCCCAGGCCGCCCAGCTCGCACGGCACCTGCAGCCCGAAGGCGCCCAGCTCCCACAGGCCGGCCAGCGTGCGCGGCTCGATCTGCGCGGCCGCGTCGTTGGCGGCGGGGTCGTTGACCTCCTGGAAGAACTTCTCGACGGGCGGCAGCAGCTCGGCGAGCGTCTGGCGCTGCTCGTCGCCCAGCGCCTCGGGGAAGGGGAACACCTGCGCCGGCTCGAACTGGCCGCGGAACAGGTTGAGCGTGAAGGAGGCGCTCTGGCGCGCGCCGCGCGGCGCCTCCGCGGGCGCCGTCGCCAGCCCGCGGCTGCAACGTACATGTGTAATACACTGACGACTGACTTGAGCAACATTTGAACATGTAAATAACAAAAGTAAACAGCTAATGGCGCTGGACAGGTCACGTGACGGCTGACAAACAT
This genomic stretch from Maniola hyperantus chromosome 2, iAphHyp1.2, whole genome shotgun sequence harbors:
- the Acadvl gene encoding spidroin-1 isoform X2, translated to MYRNTPSMPRAGDGARGGAARRAPERLLHAQPVPRPVRAGAGVPLPRGAGRRAAPDARRAAAARREVLPGGQRPRRQRRGRADRAAHAGRPVGAGRLRAAGAVRAGRPGAEQHAVRAPRGGGGRARPGRGHHAGRAPVHRLQGRAAVRRRAPARALPAARHRRRVRGLLPHRARLGLRRRLHQVARRAGAGRQALGAQRLQDLDQQRRHRRDHDGVRADAGDARRQDDGQGDGLHRGARLRRRVLRPAREQDGHPLLQHHRGVLRGRQGARRERAGRRRQRLQGGDEHPQQRALRHGGGAGRHAARGAAPGRRARRHARAVRQASLRVRLRAGEAGAHGDAAVRDRVAGLHGERQHGRGLPGLPPGGGHLQGVRVGLGVARRGRGHPDPGRHGLHEGRGAGARAARPTHLPHLRGHQRHPAPVRGAHRHPVRGLAAAGAAARLQAAHGAPRAHLQRGGAPRHARRGAGARRRRGRAGVRRAARRGARAGAPGAAVRRVRGGGAAQARARRAGRAAAAAAAGGGRRGRVHGGRGAVAGVARAPPRAGGRGARGAHGGGVDGGGHGAAGRAGGGAGPARRAPRRATHGAGPRRGGGGRPDLALAAQPVTRPRHIPPCR
- the Acadvl gene encoding very long-chain specific acyl-CoA dehydrogenase, mitochondrial isoform X1 — translated: MKTRQLVSAAGRCVGAGRLTALRSRGLATAPAEAPRGARQSASFTLNLFRGQFEPAQVFPFPEALGDEQRQTLAELLPPVEKFFQEVNDPAANDAAAQIEPRTLAGLWELGAFGLQVPCELGGLGLSNTQYARLVEVVGAHDLGVGITLGAHQSIGFKGVLLFGDERQRAHYLPRVTGGEYAAFCLTEPASGSDAGSIKSRAVLAPDGKHWVLNGSKIWISNGGIAEIMTVFAQTPVTRDGKTTDKVTAFIVERGFGGVSSGPPENKMGIRCSNTTEVYYEDVKVPVENVLGGVGNGFKVAMNILNNGRFGMAAALAGTQRAALRQAAEHAATRVQFGKRLSEFGSVQEKLARMAMLQYVTESLAYMVSGNMDAGCQDYHLEAAISKVFASDSAWRVVDEAIQILGGMGFMKGAGLERVLRDLRIFRIFEGTNDILRLFVALTGIQFAGSQLQELQRAFKRPTAHLGLIFSEAGRRATRAVGLARGADVDALVCAELRGAARELARQVLQFGACVEAALRKHGRGVLDEQLLLQQLAAGAVDAYTAAAALSRASRARRLGLAAAAHEVRMAEAWTEEATERLGALAAALGPRAVRHGERLTALGRDVAAAAGQISRSPLNL